Proteins encoded together in one uncultured Sphaerochaeta sp. window:
- a CDS encoding Mrp/NBP35 family ATP-binding protein, with product MAQPDIDMRAHSKTGSTIGNIIAVVSGKGGVGKSSVTSLLASEMQRRGHKVGVLDADITGSSIPKMFGIHSKATGEEGRIEPAVSKNGIKIISTNMLLDNESDAVIWRGPLIANTVKLFYTDVDWKELDYLFVDMPPGTGDVPLTVFQSLPVEGIVMVTSPQELVSMVVEKAVNMAQKMNVPIVGLVENLSYFLCPDNQKQYRVFGESHIDVVAEHHNLEVLAKLPIDPLLSEACDNGTIEAYQGADLSGLCNILEAREK from the coding sequence ATGGCACAACCTGATATAGATATGAGAGCACATTCCAAGACAGGAAGCACCATCGGCAATATCATTGCAGTTGTAAGCGGAAAGGGAGGGGTTGGAAAATCCTCGGTTACCAGCCTACTCGCTTCTGAAATGCAAAGACGTGGTCACAAGGTGGGAGTACTTGATGCAGACATCACCGGATCCTCCATTCCAAAGATGTTCGGTATCCATAGCAAGGCAACCGGGGAAGAAGGAAGAATCGAACCAGCGGTAAGCAAGAATGGTATCAAGATTATCTCAACAAACATGTTGTTGGATAATGAGAGTGATGCGGTCATATGGCGTGGCCCCCTGATTGCAAACACAGTCAAGCTCTTCTACACCGATGTGGACTGGAAAGAGTTGGACTATCTCTTTGTTGACATGCCCCCTGGGACGGGAGACGTCCCCTTGACGGTATTCCAATCCCTTCCTGTTGAAGGAATCGTCATGGTTACTTCCCCCCAAGAGTTGGTATCCATGGTAGTGGAAAAAGCAGTGAACATGGCGCAGAAAATGAATGTGCCCATCGTAGGGTTGGTGGAGAACCTCTCCTATTTCCTCTGCCCTGACAACCAGAAGCAATACAGGGTCTTCGGAGAAAGCCATATCGATGTGGTGGCAGAGCACCACAACCTTGAGGTACTTGCAAAACTGCCCATCGACCCACTGTTGAGTGAAGCGTGTGAT